TGAGGAAGGAAAATGATGAAAAATGATTTTGATTATGAAATTGAATGATTATGATAGATGAGACATGATTAAAGATTATTGATGACAAGTATGTCTatattttctctctggttgtaagggttaCAGGGCACTTATTCCCTCTAATGGTGGCAGGGCACATAATCCTTCTAATGATGACAGGGCACGTATTCCCTCTAATGGTATTATTGCGCAACACAGAAACAGTGTCTAGATTAGCTACCAGATATGTCAAGTTTGATTATATAATTGATAAATTAGCTCATTAATcataggatagacatgcatcatatgcatttgtatgactTATTTGTCTATGGATTTGTTTTGGATTGCCTATGTGCTTGTCTGTGACTAACCGATATCTGATTTACTTGCTGTAACTGCATTCTATCTATATTTTTCTTGTCTGTATTATATGTCTAttcaactgagagatccctcatgttagTTGAGGTGACACTGAGAGTTGTTCCACTGGTGATTTGGAGGAATTGAGGAGAGTGAGATTGAAGTGTTAAGTTATATTTGGATTAGAACCTGAGTACCTTAGATAGTTTACCTGATTTCTGATTTAAAGTATAACTCTAAGTTTTGAATATAGGTATcgaagttttaggattgcctaTAACTTTtccaagaccttatatattatctatgtgggcacctttaccatattgagaacctccgattctcatttcatacatatgttgttgtttttagaTGCAGGACACGAGGCACCGCACTAAGCATTTTGGTAACTCTTGAAGCGAACAGCTATCTTGGAACCTGGTGTTGTATtttgtttatgtttatatatgtgtatagattccccattatatatatatatatatattctagccgACCAttgcttcgcaggtcgagtttAGAGCTTGCTTATGTATCTATATTTTGAAACTCAGTTTATATACTTGTCTTTTTGGTTTTTTGTATAAGCCTTCTATCTTATCGCTTTTCGAGTGTGACGTATTTTCGGTCTTGTTTTGTTCATCTTTTCTTCCAAACCTCCTAGTTAAACTATTCCTCATATATATCTATTTACGTATTTTTGTTTTAGAAATCGTAGCGcctcaccacctttgatttaTGTCCTAGACATAAAGCTCTGtttagtagggtgttacacaaaaaGAAAACCCCTCTCCAAAGCTGATACTTATCCTGTTTCTACTTATCTGATGGGGTAACTATTCGTCCGAGTAGAGCAAATTTTTAGTTGGATTGCGTTTCTAATGGGATAGAGCGAAGATTGAATTTAAATAATACATACTTTTATCCGTaccagtgtatatatatatatatatatatatatatatatatatatatatatatatatatatatatatatatatatatatatataaaataattagtaaaataattaataatattatattatttttaaattttaattttaatttatattatacatCTGAtgataattagtaaaataattaataacattatattatttttaaattttaattttaatttatattatacatGTGATGAtagttaaataaatttaattttatttattagattttaataattataaggaCAGAAATGATGAATATCTGCAAAATAggttaaagtttaattttttattattcgtaTATAAAAACAAGAAGAATTTTATACAAGTTATTATATGGCAGAACAAGATCGAATTGGACAAAATTCTCTCATATTTATCCTATTACCACCCcttaaatgcaaaaaaaaaaaaaaaaacaatataaataaatgcttagctttttcttttgtttcagcCTCTTAAGTGTTGACATTTGACAATAACAAAGATCAGTTTagctaaaaatttttttattatatttctaattttttttcttttctcatgaaatcctataaataaaaaatactaaaactttaaataaaatatatttttaccaaccaaataaatcataaatttaaCCAAATTTTAATGTTGCTCTAAAAGAAAGtgcatttttttggtgactaaaagaAAGtgcatttaaaaaataatttaatttctcaTTGTGAAGTGAAAGTAGGTAACCAAGCAAGCTCTGAAGTAGTTGCAAAACATGAGACATTGTTAAATATCTTTTTTCATCTTCTTATCAGATTTATTAATAGTCAaactagaaaaaagaaaaaaaaaacgtggATAATGTTGTAGCCTCCCCTGTTTCATCACCCATAAGATCATATCATAGTTTCGCCACCATCCATATAAAAATATTCTGCTACACTTCGCTTGTCCAGGAACAAATATCTCCGAGAAGTTCCTTTTcttcaaatcaaattaaagtAGTTGCACCATTCCACTCAACAAGGCATAGCACTCAGCACAACAACGAAGCATACCTCACCACAGTACTTTTATTGTAGGAAGCAAGACAGCTATTAATGATTCCCCTAGCATTTGATACATCAAGTTTCACCATGAATAGTCAAAACTCACATCTGAATGCAACTTGATGCACAATGCATCTTGCTCAGTACTTTTATTGATCACAAAGTAATAAAACCAATCAGGAATAATGTAGGACCTATCCTTTTAAAACGTGTTTAAGTAGTTTCAGTAACACCTCTACTATATATTCCTTAATTAAGCAGTAAGTTTAATATAAGAATTTTCATAACAATAAGAATTAATAATCCAGGTTTTAAAACAATCAAATTTAATGTTAGatgatttaaaattttcatgCGTAGTGGATTGATTTTCATGTTGTTAAGTTTTCCTGAGAATATGATTGTTTACTTGCAAGAAACATCATATGGATTAAGGAATGTCAATGCTCCATAAAACAGAGATAAATAGAAATTTTACAAGAGATTCATTTGACAAATTCAATAGACTCCACACCTAGCATCTCAAGTTTGCAGGAGAAATGTATTATTCCCAAAAGAATCTACAATTAAAACTTCTAGGATTGGATTCATAAGGTTTTGACATGATAAAAGAAAAGTACATTATGCAATCTGCAAAATAAAGCATCTAAAGTTTTACATAACCAACTAAGAAATAAAACATCTAAAGTTTTGCATAACCAACAAAACTTCATTTGCACTTTTCAAATGTTCTTCTTCCCCATGTGTCAAGCTGTTCACTTGTATGTTGGCTCCTAATTCTCTTTCTTTGTTTGATGCTAACCTTTAGCAACATCAGGTTGTTCAAAATATTCATGGTGAACTTGATGGCCTGCAAAAAAAAGAGGGTCAGGTAAAAGACAAAGTTTTAGACATGAAAATAATCTAAGCTTCAAAACTGCACCGCAAGCCCGGACTACAAGAAGCAAGAGAGTGATCAATGATTCCTAAGCATtgataaattcaaatttcagcgtcCAGAAACAAAAGACACATTTGATTGGAACttgatgcaaaatgcaatgaaaacAAACAGGAATAGCTTCGTGCAAAGCATAGGAGAATGATTACATGCCgatttccttcttcatcttcttcttattatccttatctttaatgtcactagGGAGTGGCAAGAGACTCGCTGTATACACAGTATTGGGACGGTAGGAAAGTTGACAACACAGATTTTTAAAATGCCTGAGCAGGTCTCCTCTGACATTATATATAAAGTACCCTGTTTTTCCACAGTAAATATAACCTCTTCCAATAATATCCCCATTACTAGATAAGCACAGAGGCCGGAAGTCCTTGCAAGGAATCTGATAGAGAGTCCAAGATGAGTGCACTTTATATTCTTTCATCACCCATATGTCAGTCTTACGGCAATCATCATTGCGAGAAGACAAAGCTAGGCAGCCTCCGAGTAAGGCAACACTTGGACAAGAGCATGACAGTTGTTCTGGCGCAGATATAGTTGAAAAAGTCATTTCCTTGAGATCAAAGATAACAATAGCATCCCTGTAATCATTAAGTTCGAAAGGCACCCAATGAACAGCGCCATTAAAGAACAACCCACCAGAATGCCAGTAATGACGACCCAAGAGTTTGGGGACAGCAGCATCAAGATTAATCCATGAATTGGTTCTCAAGGAAAAGCAATCCAAATGATATTGTCCTTTGCAATCGCACCAAGCTACAAGAAGTAAGTAATCATCCTGTGATGCATCATAACCAAATCCATGCAGATACACACCGTAGGCAATCCAAGGGGCAGGGGGCTTACTACGATGAACAATATGAGAGTAGGATATTCTTTTGCTGGTTCCAGTGAGTGGGTTCCATACCACAAGAAAATGTGGGTCTCGATGTAAGAGAATAAAGCCTCTGCAGGATCCCAAGACCAGAAAACCAGAAcgtgctttcttttggaaaggggGACATACCTCTTTTTGTGATGCATTGTTGTCGTCTAAGTAAACCAAGTCAGCCATAGTATCTTTTTCCACGAAGAAGCATGCTTTGGTGGCAACAGGGGAATGATGAAAATGCAATGCCGCAAAGTCAGGATCAGAAATTAGAGAGCACCAGAGCTTAGAAACGAACCTGAGGCGAGCGAGATGTCTGATCGGCACCCGCAGAAGGATTATGTGAATCAGGTCAAGAGGGAGGATGTCGTGAATGCTCTTGCTCTTGTCATTCTGATTCTTCTTCCCCATGCTCGATTGCTCTTTTGCTTTGTTCACCGTGTGCTTCAGCTTCTTCTTCTTATCCATGCTTGGATTGCTGAGCTTTTTTCAATTCATATACCAATTCACTCAACTTCGATTCTCCGGATGGAGAAGTTCTTCGCAGGGGGAGGGGGAGCTCGTCGCGGGGGAGGTGCGCGGTGCGGGAGAAGACGAAAGGTTTTCTTTAGTTACCACTGAGGAGAGGTGGTTAGTTGAAatctgtttttaaaaaaatatttaaggttTTGTTCATGGTATATtagtgttaaaaaaatttaaaatttaaaatttaaattttaatttaattattctgtcttttagattttttttaaattaaaaaaagataataaatatatttaaatgtgtttgttttaatttttttaaattaatattaaaaaaattaaataaataataatatttaaaggaTATTTATTAAActattctaaattttataaaagtaaaatatatacgtCCTATTTTTAAGGATTTATTttgaaaagtgtataaaatagtaaaattagatttatttaatatttttatttaattcggTAACAAATCAATCTAAGTTAagggataagtacgattttggtccctcacgttgagggtcagaatcgaatcCGTCCCCgatgtatattttgatttaaaatcgtccttaaagtcgcatttaaatttaaaatcgtcctttaagaagtaaattttttataaatgacgATGATACCCTTCTGAAGTTTTTGTGTTTCGCGCGAAACACCTCACCGCTTCATATGCTTTCTAACCCTCAACTTAAACCCAACATTAATCATAACGTCTCATCTCACCAATGTTGTTCCACCGTGCCCTAGGGAAGATTCAGAAACGCTAGAAGGTGCTCTTGGAGTGAAGATCGCAGCCGAGTCTGGTCTACTGAAAGGCAGGGTCGTGCACATTCTGTCAGGTATGTGTAGCTGTTTACCAGTTTCTGAGAGTAGTAATAAAGATCATTGTGTGGTTtaggttttaattttttcttctatttctgtGATATGGCACTGTGTATAGGTTGTTGGAGAAGCCAATGGCATACTTTAAACTGAAAGTCTACCATGGGGGGTTTTTTACCTATCGGAATGGGCCGTTAGAGTATGTGGGGGGAGAAACCACAATGATAGAAGAAATTGATGGTGATCGGTGGTCCGTATTTGAAGCTTATGCGGAGTTAAAGCAGTTTGGATATGTGGAGGAGAATATCCCTTCGTTATGGTTCAAGGATCCAACACATGAAGACTTGGAGAAAAATTTGAAGCTGTTTAAGTTTGATGCAGATTCTATTGCTATGTGCAAAATAGCTGAGGTAAGGGATTATGTTGAGTTGTATGTAGTGCACAAGGTTGAGGAAGAGCAGGTGTTTCCTGCTTGTGGATACATTGATGTTGGGGGGGGGGGTCATAGGATGGATGATGTGGGACAACAGCTGGTTGTGTATGGAGGAGAAGATGCTGGTTCAAAAAAATCTGATGCAGCTGCTGATATCTCTGGGGCCGAGAATACAGAGGGTGGTGATGATGCTAATCTGGATGCTAATATGGGTAACTATAGTGATAGTGATAGCTTTGATTCAGAGTACGAACcatctgaggaagaggaagagactGAAGATGATTTACACTTTACCAGCAGTGAAGATGAGCTTGATCCTGCTGTCAGTGGATTTGAAGATGTTAATGTGCTGAATGAAAAAAGTCGGGCAGTGAAAAATAAGAGGGTTGCAACTGAAAACTTTGAGGATGAAGATGGAGCAGGGAGTGATGAAGTAGAGGATGACCACGAGGTTGGAGGTTTAGGGTCAGACTCAGACCACCAGGGACAGAGTTATCCAGTTCACAAGCATCAAAAAGACATGAGCCAGTACAAGTGGGAAGTGGGCACAGTGTATGCTACAAGGGAAGAGTTCAAGGACACTGTGACTGCATATGCTGTGCAGAGGGCTCGGGCAATCACATTTAGAAAGTGTGATCTGCAGAGGGTAAGGGCAGTTTGCACTGGCAAGTGTCCGTTTTGGCTGTATGCTGCGAAGATGAAAGAAGAGGATAGTTGGCAGCTTCGTAGCATGAACTTGACTCACACGTGTACACAAACACACAGGGTGGGGATTTTGCACTCTAGATGGCTAGGGAAGGCATTCAAGAAGAAAGTGGAATCAAATCCGAGGGTGAAGATTAGGGAGTTAGTTTCAAAGGCTCAAAAAAAGTGGAACTTGACTGTCACCAAGTCAATGGCAACGAGGACAAAGCAGATTGCACTTGATGAAATCCAGGGAACCTTTCGAGAACAGTATAAGAGGATATATGATTATGCACATGAGCTGATGCGGGCAAATCCTGGGACATCTGTTCGCTTACAAGTGCAAAGGTACCCTGAAGTTGAAAACGAGGTTGCCTCATCACAAACCAGCTGCTGTATCTTTCAGAGGATATATATCTGCTTGGAAGCATGCAAGCAGAGCTTCAACCATTGTAGGAGCTTTATCGGTCTAGACGGCTGTTTTTTGAAGACACCACAGGGGGGACAACTGCTCACTGCCATTGGTTGGGATCCAAACGATCAAATGTTGCCCGTTGCCTATGCAGTTGTAGAGGCTGAGACCAAGGACTCATGGACTTGGTTCCTTAGTCATCTTGCAActgacattggtgttgagaagatggGAAGAACTACTTTTATGTCTGACCAGCAGAAAGTAAGCAATCCTAAACCAAATTTAACTTATGTACATTGAAACTCTGAATTACTTTATCTCAAGTATCAATGACTATTTGGTCCTCCATTTTCTGCTTACAGGTTTGTTGCCAGCATACGAAACTGTTATACCAGGTGTGGAGAATCGATTCTGTGTGAGGCACCTATACAGCAATTTCAGGAAACGGTTTCCAGGGTTACATTTGAAGCAAATAATGTGGAGGTGTGCTAAGGCTACTCACTGGAGGGACTGGGAGAAGAACATGGCCGAACTAAAGGCTGTGAATCAGGAAGCCTATAGGTACCTAATTGCTATCCCCCCTATGTATTGGTCTAGATCTAGGTTTACCTATAACTCTAAGGTAGATACACTGGTTAACAATATGTCTGAAAGCTTTAATGCTGCCATAGTTGATGCTAGAGAGAAACCTATACTAACAATGTTAGAGGAGATCCGGGTTAAACTGATGACTAGGTGGGCAGAGAATAGGGAGTTGGCTCAGAAGTAtgcagggacaatcttacctagGATTAGAATCAAATTGGAGAAGAGGTCTAGATCTGCTGGTGACTGGCGTCCATATTGGTCTGCTGCTCAGACATATGAGGTTATGAATGGGTTAGATAAGTTTACTGTTGACTTAAGATCCTGTGAGTGCTCTTGTAGAAGGTGGCAGTTGAGTGGAATACCTTGTGTCCATGCAATTGGGCGCATCAAATTCAAAGGGCTTCCGTTGGAACCTTATGTGGCTGACTGCTACAAGAGAGAAGCATACTTGAGGTGCTACGAGGCAGTAATTCACCCATTGAATGGCCCTGACCTATGGGAGATTACACCACATCCTGATGTAATGCCTCCCCCATACAGAAGACCTAGTCACAGGCCAGTCAAAAAAAGGAAGGCAGCTGCTGGAGATGAAGAAGAAAGCAGCCGCACTCACATGTCCAGGAAGGGGGAGAAACAGAGGTGCTCTATATGTGGTGTTGTTGGGCATAATAAAAGCAGATGCCCTAAACCTATTGAGAATGAGGTATATTCATCAAATTTTTTTACATTGCATGTCTGAGAATTTTTTACTCATGCCTTATGTTCTTCTGTATTGACTGCAAATGTTTCATAGGCCCAAAATTCCAAGAAACAAAGCAAGGGCAACCAATCCAGGGGAAGCAACAACTCTATCCCTCCAGCAGCTAAGGGAGGAAAGAAAAGTGCATCTACACAGCCCACTCCCAAGCTCACTGTGAAGAGAAAAGTTGCTTCAGCAACACAGCCAACAAGCTCAGCCCAGTCCAACACTGTAGCACCACCAAAAAGGCCTAGAGGCAGGCCCAAGGGGACCTTGAAGCCCACACCTTCAGCCCACCCTGATCCACCAACTTCATCATCACAACCAGCCTCCACTGTTCTTCCAGCATCTCAGCCATCCTTTGCCACAGCATCAAGCCAACCCACTAGGCACTACTCTGTTAGCTGTACTGGAGGACCTCATGTTTCTCCCAGGAAGCTGAAGTTAATGGCAAAGTT
The sequence above is drawn from the Arachis hypogaea cultivar Tifrunner chromosome 4, arahy.Tifrunner.gnm2.J5K5, whole genome shotgun sequence genome and encodes:
- the LOC112744769 gene encoding F-box protein CPR1-like — encoded protein: MDKKKKLKHTVNKAKEQSSMGKKNQNDKSKSIHDILPLDLIHIILLRVPIRHLARLRFVSKLWCSLISDPDFAALHFHHSPVATKACFFVEKDTMADLVYLDDNNASQKEVCPPFQKKARSGFLVLGSCRGFILLHRDPHFLVVWNPLTGTSKRISYSHIVHRSKPPAPWIAYGVYLHGFGYDASQDDYLLLVAWCDCKGQYHLDCFSLRTNSWINLDAAVPKLLGRHYWHSGGLFFNGAVHWVPFELNDYRDAIVIFDLKEMTFSTISAPEQLSCSCPSVALLGGCLALSSRNDDCRKTDIWVMKEYKVHSSWTLYQIPCKDFRPLCLSSNGDIIGRGYIYCGKTGYFIYNVRGDLLRHFKNLCCQLSYRPNTVYTASLLPLPSDIKDKDNKKKMKKEIGMPSSSP